TGTCAAATTTTGACTTATGCCAAGGTGTGATTTTTCCACCTCTATTCTTATGCTTCCACTCCCCAATCGACTAATTTGTGACCGGCTTCTACTTTCCTTGCTCTCATGTTGGACAAGCCGTGGGGCGTTTGTATTATTACATTGAATATAAATTTAATGGTGAATATATATTCAATGCGGAGCAAAATAATGAAAAATACCCTACTGAAATCCTGTCTTACCGCAGCATTGATCTCAATGGCGGGGGTTGCTGGTGCTGCCAGTAACGGCCTGATCGCCATTATCACCCCATCCCACGATAACCCGTTTTTCAAGGCGGAAGCCGAAGGTGCCAAAGCTAAAGCGGCGGAGCTGGGATACACCGTATTGGTGGCGTCTCATGATGATGATGTAAACAAACAGAACCAACTATTGGAAACCGCTATCGCCCGTAAAGCCAAAGCGATCATTCTGGATAATGCCGGATCGGATGCCACTATCGGGCCGTTGAAAAAAGCCAAAGCCGCAGGTATTCCCACCTTCCTGATTGACCGCGAAATCAATGAAACCGGCATTGCAGTTTCACAAATCGTGTCCAACAACTATCAGGGGGCACAGCTCGGTGCTGAGAAATTTGTCGTCCTGATGGGGGGCAAAGGCAAGTATGTTGAATTACTGGGCCGTGAATCAGATACCAACGCACACGTGCGTTCACAGGGTTATCACGACGTGATCGACGAACATAGCGACATGAAGATGGTCGCTCAACAGACTGCAAACTGGAGCCAGACTGAAGCCTTCAACCGTATGGAGTCCATTTTGCAGGCTAACCCAGATATTACTGGGGTGATTTCGGGTAACGACACTATGGCGTTAGGCGCTGAAGCCGCATTAAAAGCAGCAGGGCGCAATGATGTGATTGTGGTCGGATTTGACGGTAGCGACTATGTCCGCGACTCCATCATCAATAAAGGCAATATCAAAGCCACCGTACTTCAGCCAGGTTGGGCACAAGCCCAGATGGCGGTGGTTCAAGCTGATAAATATCTGAAAACCGGTGCCACCGGGCAAGAAGAAAAACAGTTGATGGACTGCGTATTGATTGATGAAAACAATGCCAAAAACCTGAATGTCTTTGCGCTGAAAGAGTAACTCCTTAAGCAAGGTTTGCTAACACGCGCATTTAAAAGGCAATGAGGGGCGTACCAGCCCCTCCTGACAGGAGGCAGTATGTGGTTCAGTGTCCTATCGAAAGCCGGCGGCTTGTTGGTTATCAGCACCGTATTAGTGGCTTGTACCGTGGTGGATTTGGATGAAAACGGCAAACCGATTCTACCGGTCGATCCGAATGCGGTGGTCAGCGACTATAACCAATCACCGGACAAAGTCGCCTCCACCATTTGGGTGAGCAAAGTCATGCCATTTGCCAACAGCAACGCTCTCAGTTGGCAGCAAGTGAAACAACAGAATCAACCAGCAACAGGGAAAAATAGCCAAAGTCATTTTGTTCGCTTCAACGGCAAAGTGGTGGAGGTAGAAACAGAAGGGCGGGAAGGGGCAATAAGAGTGGCAGTCGAGGGCGATGAGCAAGTGCTGCAATTGGGGCCTATCGTCAAAGGCAATGCTATTCGTGATGCATCAACCTTTATCCGCTTCGAAGATTTTAAAAATCAGGTGCAATATGCCCAGCTTTCCAAGGCGTTGAGTAAAAGAGCTTTACAGGATGTGGCCAAACCTGATGCCAGTTGGGTCGGCCAGCAAGTTGAAGTATTGGCTGCGGTGACAGTGGCTCCCACCGGCTTGAGTAATGCGGTACCGCTCAGTCTGAGTAAGGAGAGCCACTAATGAACCATCGACCTGACATCGTCATGCGTGCTGAGGACATTTCGATGCGTTTTCCTGGCACATTGGCGTTAGATGCCGTCAGTTACCATGTATATCGCGGCAAGGTGAATGTGATTATTGGTGAGAATGGTGCGGGAAAATCCACTCTGATGAAGATTCTGGCGGGGGTGCAGCAACAAACTTCCGGCCAGATTTACCTCAACGAGCAGCCGGTAACCATTGCCAATACCCGTGAAGCGGCAGCATTGGGTATC
The sequence above is drawn from the Yersinia enterocolitica subsp. enterocolitica genome and encodes:
- a CDS encoding D-ribose ABC transporter substrate-binding protein; translated protein: MKNTLLKSCLTAALISMAGVAGAASNGLIAIITPSHDNPFFKAEAEGAKAKAAELGYTVLVASHDDDVNKQNQLLETAIARKAKAIILDNAGSDATIGPLKKAKAAGIPTFLIDREINETGIAVSQIVSNNYQGAQLGAEKFVVLMGGKGKYVELLGRESDTNAHVRSQGYHDVIDEHSDMKMVAQQTANWSQTEAFNRMESILQANPDITGVISGNDTMALGAEAALKAAGRNDVIVVGFDGSDYVRDSIINKGNIKATVLQPGWAQAQMAVVQADKYLKTGATGQEEKQLMDCVLIDENNAKNLNVFALKE
- a CDS encoding DUF2291 family protein, with product MWFSVLSKAGGLLVISTVLVACTVVDLDENGKPILPVDPNAVVSDYNQSPDKVASTIWVSKVMPFANSNALSWQQVKQQNQPATGKNSQSHFVRFNGKVVEVETEGREGAIRVAVEGDEQVLQLGPIVKGNAIRDASTFIRFEDFKNQVQYAQLSKALSKRALQDVAKPDASWVGQQVEVLAAVTVAPTGLSNAVPLSLSKESH